The proteins below come from a single Xyrauchen texanus isolate HMW12.3.18 chromosome 1, RBS_HiC_50CHRs, whole genome shotgun sequence genomic window:
- the c1h4orf48 gene encoding neuropeptide-like protein C4orf48 homolog, protein MLFDIMRPSGAVATVMLLVLLQLLCVKPMNAEESGTVIPAESRPCVDCHAFEFMQRALQDLKKTAFNLDSRTESLVLRAERRALCDCMPSSSLR, encoded by the exons ATGCTGTTTGACATTATGAGGCCAAGCGGAGCGGTTGCGACTGTGATGCTGCTGGTTCTGCTGCAGCTCCTCTGTGTCAAACCAATGAACGCGGAGGAATCAGGGACGGTCATCCCCGCAGAGA GTCGACCATGTGTTGACTGCCATGCCTTTGAGTTTATGCAGAGAGCCTTGCAGGACCTGAAGAAAACAGCTTTCAACCTGGACTCACGG ACGGAGAGTTTGGTACTGCGGGCTGAGAGGAGGGCGCTGTGTGACTGCATGCCTTCCAGCAGCCTGCGCTGA
- the nat8l gene encoding N-acetylaspartate synthetase — MHCSSAKMVCETKIVADEHDAIPGTKKDSIIVSSSQMWTSTSPSPSAHESKEDEKRNRVFIREFEHSDREEVRRIFNEGIMERIPNSAFRGLKQQTRTQFIYAFLTVMCYVMSKSYTLTFCTPFILMGARYYYSRKVILNYLDCALHTDMADIEAYYMRPTGSCFWVAVLQGQVVGIVAAQGREDDNTVELRRMSVDSRFRGKGIAKALGRRVLEFAMLNNYSSVVLGTTAVKMAAHKLYESLGFRRVGETENYMLPGMTRSPLERLFFQIRYSRYRLQLHEE; from the exons ATGCATTGTTCGTCTGCCAAAATGGTTTGCGAAACTAAAATCGTTGCAGACGAACATGATGCCATACCTGGGACCAAAAAAGATTCAATCATCGTTTCCTCCTCGCAAATGTGGACGTCTACTTCGCCTTCTCCCAGTGCGCACGAGAGCAAGGAGGACGAGAAACGGAACCGGGTTTTTATTCGCGAGTTTGAACATTCTGACCGTGAAGAGGTGCGACGGATCTTCAACGAGGGAATCATGGAGCGCATTCCCAATTCGGCATTTCGGGGTCTAAAACAGCAAACGCGAACGCAGTTTATCTATGCGTTTCTGACAG TAATGTGCTATGTTATGTCCAAATCGTACACACTGACCTTCTGCACACCCTTTATTCTCATGGGTGCACGTTATTACTACAGCAGAAAAGTCATACTCAACTACCTGGACTGCGCTCTGCACACTGATATGGCTGACATTGAGGCATATTACATGAGACCCACAG GCTCTTGTTTCTGGGTGGCAGTTTTGCAAGGCCAGGTGGTGGGCATCGTGGCAGCGCAAGGGCGAGAAGATGACAACACAGTTGAACTCCGTCGCATGTCTGTGGACTCTCGATTCCGCGGTAAAGGCATCGCCAAGGCTCTTGGTCGACGTGTTTTAGAGTTTGCCATGTTAAACAACTACTCTTCCGTGGTTCTGGGAACGACTGCAGTCAAGATGGCCGCCCACAAGCTGTACGAGTCATTGGGTTTCCGGCGAGTCGGAGAGACTGAGAACTACATGCTCCCAGGGATGACCCGTTCACCGCTGGAGAGGCTCTTCTTCCAGATCCGCTACAGCCGGTACAGATTACAGCTTCACGAAGAGTGA